The Buttiauxella selenatireducens genome has a window encoding:
- the hisL gene encoding his operon leader peptide yields the protein MNNHSYENFMTRVQNAFHHHHHHPD from the coding sequence ATGAATAATCATTCATACGAGAATTTTATGACACGCGTTCAAAATGCTTTCCACCATCATCACCATCATCCTGACTAG